GCCGAGCCGAGGCTCCGGGGTCCGGAAAGGTCAGACCGCCGCGCGGACCATGTCCGCCTGCGGGCCCTTCTGTCCCTGGGAGATCTCGAACTCGACCCGCTGGCCCTCCTCGAGGGTGCGGTAGCCGTCCATCTGGATCGCGCTGTAGTGGACGAACACGTCCGCACCACCGTCGACCGCGATGAAGCCGTAGCCCTTCTCCGCGTTGAACCACTTGACGGTGCCCTGAGCCATTCCGAACTCCCCTAGTGCTGTGCTGGCCCTTCACGGATCCCGCAGGTCGCGGGCCCGGGTCTGGTTAGAGGCCGGCCCGGGGAACCCCCCCTGAGCGCAGCCGTGCACGCCGCAGTCGCCCGTTCCCGAGCCACCGGACGGTGGCCCTTCGAGCGGGTGAATGCGTCGACCGCGGCTGAATGTATCCGTATCAACGCCCTCTGCAACAGGCCCCACTGCTGGGAATTCACAGCACTCGGCGGGGGGCAGTCCAGGATGAATGTGGAGAAATTCGGCATTTCACGCCGGGCATACCGGACGAATTGCGCAAATCGCAGCAGGAATTCTGACACCTGCCTGACATGTTTCACAGGCACGACACAAGCGCCGGTCTCAGTGGCCGAGCTGGCAAGGTCGTACGGGGCGCCCGCGGGGGCGGAGATCCGCCGGCGGGGGAGGGGGCCCGATCATCGGCTGTCGCACACTTTACTCCGCCGCGGGCGGCCGAATTCCCACCCAAGTGCGGCGAGCCGCCTCCCCGACCGGAAAATGGAATTCCGGACGTGAAGGCGGCTCGTGGGTGCGGGACCCCGCCCGGGCGACCCGGGCGGGCTCGGCGCGCGGCCGATCGGGCTCAGCAGCCGCCGGCCACCGCGGGGATGATCGAGACGCTGGCGCCGTCCTTGATCTCGGTCGCCAGGCCCTCGGCGAAGCGCACGTCGTCGTCGTTCACGTAGATGTTGACGAAGCGGCGCAGCTTGCCCGTGTCGTCGAGCACCCGGGCGGCGATGCCGGCGTGGTTCTTCTCCAGGTCGGCGATGACCTCGGCGAGGGTCGCGCCCTCGGCTGCCACCTCGGCGGCGCCGCCGGTGTAGGTGCGCAGGATGGTCGGGATGCGGACGTTGGCGCTCATGGCGGTGGCTCTCCTAGCGGGGTGGGGGGATCAGGCGGACGCGAGACCGGCCGACCGGAAGGACTCCAGCGTCGGGCGGATGGTCGCGGTCAGACCGGCATCGGCCACCGCGTCCAGGGTCTTGAGGCCGTCGCCGGTGTTGATCGCGACGGTCTCCTTCGCCGGGTCCAGCTGCCCGGTCTCGACCAGCTTCTT
The sequence above is a segment of the Kitasatospora sp. NBC_00240 genome. Coding sequences within it:
- a CDS encoding cold-shock protein, which encodes MAQGTVKWFNAEKGYGFIAVDGGADVFVHYSAIQMDGYRTLEEGQRVEFEISQGQKGPQADMVRAAV
- a CDS encoding MoaD/ThiS family protein, producing MSANVRIPTILRTYTGGAAEVAAEGATLAEVIADLEKNHAGIAARVLDDTGKLRRFVNIYVNDDDVRFAEGLATEIKDGASVSIIPAVAGGC